The following are encoded in a window of Cyprinus carpio isolate SPL01 chromosome A13, ASM1834038v1, whole genome shotgun sequence genomic DNA:
- the LOC122147317 gene encoding E3 ubiquitin/ISG15 ligase TRIM25-like, whose translation MAEARVSQNEFLCPLCLDLLKDPVTIQCGHSYCMSCITDCWDQEEQKRVCSCPQCRKTFRPRPVLFKNVVFAGVVEKLKKRKLPPDCDAGAGDVQCDVCTGRKHKAAKSCLMCLNSYCQNHLEQHESLFKGKRHNLTEATGRLQEMICQKHEKLLEVFCRTDQKCICVLCMDEHKNHDTVSAAAQRTEKQMQLKETQKTFQQRIQQNEKDLQKLRESVESHKHSAQTAGEDSETIFTELIGSIERSRSELIRLIRDQEKTAVSRAEERLERLEQEINDLRRRDAELEQLSHTQDHIQFLQSFQSLSAPPESTDVNDDLFSSLNSSDALRESVHSGMTQSFSGSMHTE comes from the exons atggcagaagccagagtTTCTCAGAATGAGTTCTTGTGTCCCttgtgtctggatctcctgaaggatccagtgaccatccagtgtggacacagttactgtatgagctgcattacagactgctgggatcaggaggaaCAGAAGAGAGTCTgtagctgccctcagtgcagaaaGACCTTCAGGCCAAGACCTGTTTTATTTAAGAACGTGGTGTTTGCTGgagtggtggagaaactgaagaagaggaAACTTCCTCctgactgtgacgctggagctggagatgttcagtgtgacgtctgtactggaagaaaacacAAAGCCGCCAAGTCCTGTCTGATGTGTCTGAACTCGTACTGTCAGAATCACCTGGAGCAACATGAGAGTTTGTTTAAAGGAAAGAGACACAATCTGACagaagccactggacgactgcaggagatgatctgccagaaacatgagaagctccttgaggttttctgtcgcactgatcagaagtgtatatgtgtgctgtgtatggatgaacataaaaaccacgacactgtatcagctgcagcacagaggacagagaaacag atgCAGCTGAAAGAGACGCAGAAGAcgttccagcagagaatccagcagaatGAGAAAGATCTTCAGAAGCTGAGAGAgtctgtggagtctcataag cactctgcacagacagcagggGAGGACAGTGAGacgatctttactgagctcatcggctccattgagagaagccgctctgagctgatacgactgatcagagatcaggaaaagactgcagtgagtcgagctgaagaacgactggagcgactggagcaggagatcaatgatctgaggaggagagacgctgagctggagcagctttcacacacacaggatcacatccagttcctgcag agtttccagtctctctcagcacctcctgaatctacagacgtaaatgatgatctcttcagttctctcaactcttctgatgctctgagagaatctgtccat agtGGCATGACACAATCTTTTAGTGGCTCCATGCACACCGAataa